From the Ensifer adhaerens genome, the window GACTTCATGGTGCGGCGTCGCGAGCGCTGGTGCATCATGGGCATCAACGGCGCCGGCAAGTCGACGCTTCTGAAGCTCGTGGCCGGATCGACGGAGCCGGATGAAGGCAATGTCAGCCTCGGCGCCAGCGTCAAGATGGGCTATTTCGCCCAGCATGCGATGGACCTGCTCGACGGCGACCGCACGGTGCTGCAGCAGCTCGAAGACACTTTCCCGCAAGCCGGCCAGGCGCCTCTGCGGGCGCTTGCCGGTTGCTTCGGCTTCTCCGGCGATGATGTCGAGAAGAAGTGCCGGGTGCTTTCCGGCGGCGAGAAGGCCCGCCTCGTCATGGCGATCATGCTCTTCGACCCGCCGAACCTGCTCGTGCTCGACGAGCCGACCAACCACCTGGACCTCGACACCAAGGAAATGCTGATCAAGGCGCTCGCAGAATACGAAGGCACGATGCTCTTCGTTTCGCACGACCGCCACTTCCTCGCAGCCCTTTCCAACCGCGTGCTGGAACTGACGCCAGAAGGCATCCACCAGTATGGCGGCGGCTATACGGAATATGTCGCCCGCACCGGCCAGGAAGCGCCGGGCCTTCGGAGCTGATGGAGTAAGGCGAGCTGGGCGTCGCGCGCCGGCGCCCAGCATTTCGCAGTCACCGCCTTCCTCGGCGGGAACCGAGGACCTGCAAGCAGAGTCAGACGCGACCCCGCTCTAAATCGGAACTGAAAAAACTAGGTTCTTGTGAAGCGCCGCCGTGGCAGCACGCACAGATCCTAACGGATCGCCGTGCGAAATCGATGGGACTTTGGTCCGACTCGCGCAGCCAAAGGTCTGAGTGTCATTGCCGCGCCATGCACCAATCACATATTGCAGGGCTTGGGGCGCCATCGCAGCAAACAAATGTTGCCGACGAAAGCGCAAAGCATGACATCAAGAATTGCATGGAAAGACCGGTTGAGCGACGGCACCTGGGGTTTCCTGTCCAATCCCTTCACCATCGGCATCTATCTTGCGCTGGCCACGCTCTGCGCTTTCCTCGGCAGCGCGACGACCGGTATTCCTGCCTACCTGCTCATGGCCATCGGGTTCCTGCTGGTGATCTTTGTCGATCCGCCGAAGAGGCTGGGCAAGCTTCGGGAACGCCGCCGCTCGCCTCGGCCGAACACGGTGACGCCCTTCGTGCGGCGAACGGGCGAGCACGAAACGATGCAGGGCATGCGGAGCCCTGAGGCACGCCGCCGAACCCGGGCCGACCGCCAGGCCTCTCGGCGTTAGCCGCCCGCCAGCGCCGGACGGCCGCGCCGAAGGCTTCCCCGGCGGGGAACAATCGGCCTCTTCGGCAGTTTCCCGTCCGAGACACACTCTGAGGAACGGACGCATGACGTCCACGGTGCACGAAGGCCGTCCCGACGGATGGCGAAGAAAGCGCGTGGGCACGATGAAGACCAAACACTACGTGTTTCAGATTTTTCGCGCCGCCTTCACCGACAGGCTGGTGTTGATCATCGTTGTCCTGATGATTGCCTCGATTTACGCCGTGCTGCCAATAAAGTCCTGCTCCAATCCCGGCGCTTCGGGTGGTGGTGAAGCAGCGGAACGACCGGCTCCCGTCTCGATGGCCGGCTAGCATCCGATCCGGTCAGCGCGATCCTCAAACGCAAACGGGGCGGTCCGAAGGCCGCCCCGCATTGCATCACTGATCCCGCTCTCAGCCGTTAAGGCCGCTGCCCCACGGGCCGTGGTGGCTGTCGGCGCCGTCGACGCGGTCGAAGCCGTGGGCGCCGAAGAAGTCGCGCTGGGCCTGGATGACATTGGCCGTGCTGCGGCCGCGGCGGTAGCTGTCGAAATAGCCAAGCGCCGAGGCCAGTGCCGGAACCGGCAGGCCGCCGAGAACGGCTGACGAGACGACGCGGCGCAGTGCCCCGTCAGTTTCCTTGACCATGGCGGCAAAGGCCGGTGTGACGATCAGGTTGGCAGCGTCAGGCGCCTTGGTGAAGGCGGTGGTGATTTCGTCGAGGAACTGCGAACGGATGATGCAGCCGGCGCGCCAGATCTTGGCGATCGTCGGCATCGGCAGGTTCCAGTTGAACTCCTTGGAGGCCGCCGACATCACGGCGAAGCCTTGTGCATAGGCGCCGATCTTGGCGGCAAGCAGTGCGCTTTCGAGATCCTTGATGAAGGCTGCCTTGTCGGCGACCTTGAACTCGCCGACCGAGGGAAGCCCGAGGATCTTCTCGGCCGTTTCGCGCTCGTCCTTCATCGAGGAGATGCTGCGCGCCGCAACCGCCGCCTCGATGCCGGTTGCCGGCACACCCATGTTCTGCGCCTCGATCACCGACCACTTGCCGGTGCCCTTCTGGCCGGCCTTGTCGAGGATCATGTCGACGATCGGCTTGCCGGTCAGGGGATCGGCGGCCTTCAGCACCTTCTCGGTGATCTCGATCAGGTAGGAGTTGAGGCGGCCCTTGTTCCAGGTGCCGAAGACTTCGCCGATCTCGGTCGCCGACATCTTCAGGCCGTCGCGCAGGATGCCGTAGATTTCGGCGATCATCTGCATGTCGGCATATTCGATGCCGTTGTGGATGGTCTTGACGAAGTGGCCGGCGCCGTTTTCGCCGAGCCAGGCAACGCAAGGTACGTTGTCGTACTTGGCGGCAATCGAGGTCAAAACGGTCTCGACGCGCTTCCAGGATTCTTCCTTGCCGCCGACCATGATCGACGGGCCGTGGCGCGCACCCTCCTCACCGCCGGAAACACCCATGCCGATGAACGTCAGGCCCGAATCCTTCAGCGTCTCGAAGCGGCGCATCGTGTCGCGGAAGTTGGCGTTGCCGGCGTCGATCATGATGTCGCCCTTGGCGAGATATGGCTCGAGGATCTTCATCTGCTGGTCAACGGGCTCGCCGGCCTTGATCATGATGATGATCGGGCGCGGCGGGCGGATGGCGGCGACGAATTCTTCAATGGTGTCGCAGGGCACGATCTGGCCCTGGAGGTCGCCGGCTTCCGCGTAGAATTTGTGCGTCGCTTCGACGGTGCGGTTGAAGACCGCGATCTTGTTGCCTTTTTCAGCGATGTTGAGCGCCAGGTTCGAGCCCATGACGCCGAGACCGATTAGGCCGATTTCCGCCTGTGACACGTGATTGCCTCCTTGGACAGAAGTGCCGGGCGCGATCGGGATAAGCGCGTCAGAGCCGGCCCTTCGAATTGAACTGCGCCCTCTCGCGCGGGGCTCTGTCGAAGGCCCGGGCGCGAGAAGCGACGGCGGAGGTTGTTTTGGCATTCAAATCGATTAAGGACAAGGGATTACTGACGGAATCACTTCTTTTCAGGCTTGCCGTCACCATCGTCGAGCACGCGCCAGGAGGCCCCTTCGAGGTCTTCGTACTGGCCGCTTTTCAGCGCCCAGAGGAACGCAACGAGACCGATCCCGCCGAGAAAAAGCGCAATGGGAATGAGATAGATCAGTGTGTTCATGAGGCACTCCCGACCGGCCGCCGGGTGGCCGGTGCCTGCCGTTCCGCCTGCTCGGCGACATTGCCGGTTGCCGCGCGTAGGCGCAAGGCATTGGCAACGACGATCACCGACGAGGTCGACATGGCGACCGCCGCGATCAGCGGTGTCGCATAGCCGAGGATCGCGATCGGCACGGCGATCACGTTATAGCCGATCGCCAGCGCGAAGTTCTGGCGAATGAGCCGCCCGGCCCGCCTCGACGTATCGATCGCCATCGGCACGGCATTGAGACCCTGATGCAGGAAGACGAAGTCCGCCGCCTGCCGGCCGACATCGGCAGCGGTTGCCGGCGCCATCGAGACATGGGCCGCACGCAGCGCTGGAGCGTCGTTGATGCCGTCGCCGACCATCAGCACGCGATGACCGCCCTCAGCGGCAGCCGCGCATTCGTCCACTTTGCCGCGCGGCGTCAGTTCCGCCTTGAAGCGTTCGATGCCGATCCGGCGGGCAAGCGCCGCCACGACAGGCGCACGGTCGCCGGAAAGGATGCCGGTCGACAGGCCCAGCCGTCCGAGTTCGTCGATGCTTTCGCGAGCGAAGGGCCGCAACCGGTCCTCGAAGCGGAAGCAGCCAAGTTCACGGCCATCGAGCGACAGGATCACTTCAGACTGACCGGTCGCCTCGCCGGCATCGCCGCAGGCAAAAGCACGGCTACCGAGCCGGTAGACACCGGCTTCGGTATGCGCCTCGATGCCGGCACCGGGAATTTCGCGGATTTCGCCGTTGACGACGGGCGCGATGGTCGCCGCATCATGAATGGCCATCGCCAGCGGATGACGCGAGTGCACGGCAAGGCCTGCCGCCGTTGCCAGCACGGAGGGCTGGATCTCCTGACCGTTGACCAGCCGTGGCTCGCCCACCGTCAGCGTTCCCGTCTTGTCCAGCAGCACCGTATCGATCTCGGCAAGGCGCTCCATGGCCGAGCCGTCCTTGACCATGACGCCGTTCTGGAAGAGCCGTCCAGCGGCGATGACCTGCACGACGGGCACCGCAAGCCCGAGCGCGCAGGGGCAGGTGATGATCAGCACCGCGACCGCAACCAGCATCGCATGGTGAAAATCGCCATTGACGAACATCCAACCGATGAAGCTCAACAGCGCCAGCAGATGCACCGCAGGCGAATAGTATTGCGCCGCCCTGTCAGCGATACGGCGATAGCGCGCCCTGCCCCCTTCGGCGGCCTCCATCAGGCCCATGATCTCGGCCAGCAGCGAGTCACGCGCCGCGGCCGTCGCCTCGATTGTCAGCGGCCCGGTGAGGTTCAGCGTGCCGGCTTCCACGGTGTCGCCGACCTTGACCGGCGCCGGCGCACTCTCGCCATTGACGATCGAGCGATCGAGGTCGCTGGCGCCCGTGAGAATACGGCCGTCGACCGGAATGCGCTCGCCGGCTGATATCGCCAGCTTTTCGCCCGGCTTGATCTCGTCGACGGGGCGATATTCCCGCCCGCCAGCCGCATCGAGCACCATGGCGCCGCGCGGCGAAAGTCTCGCCAGGCTGCTGATCGCCGAACGGGCGCGACCGCGCATCATATGGTCAAGCGTGCGGCCGATCAAAAGGAAGAAGAGTAGCATCACCGTGCCGTCGAACCAGGCGTGGGTGCCGTGGGTGATTGTCTCATAGAGCGAGATCGAGAACGAAAGCGTGATCGCGAGCGCAATCGGCACGTCCATGTTGGTGCGGCCGTGCTTCAGCGCGTTCCAGGCCGACGCATAGAAGAAGCGCCCGGCATAGATCAGCGTCGGCGCGGCAATCAGCGCCGAGATCCAGTGGAAGAGATCGCGGGTCGCAGCCTCCGCCCCCGACCAGACCGAGACCGAAAGCAGCATGATGTTGGCCGAGGCAAAGCCGGAGACGGCAACGGCACGCACCAGCTTCTTCAGCGTCTGGTCGCCGTCTTCCTCGCCCGGCGCGAAGAGATGGGTCTCGTAACCGCGCGAGCGAATGGTCCGCGCGAGTTCCCGCGGATCGGTGCGGGCGCCATCGACTTCTTCCTTCCAGACGATCGAGACCCGCCGCGACGAAAGGTTCACGCGTGCCCGGTCGACTTCCGGCAGCACCTTCAGCGCGGCTTCCAGCGTGGTGATGCAGGCGCCGCAATGCACCCCGGGGACGCTGAGGTCCGTCTGGCGCAGGCCGCCGCCGAGCGACCGGCTCGTCAGCCACAGTTCTTCGGCTGTCGGCAGCCCCTGCCCGGCCCTGTCGGTCTCCAGAGCCATTTCGGTTCCTGGAGCACAGCAGCTCATTGCCCGGCTCCCGGCACCATGAAGCGGATCGCCTGTCGGTAGACGACCGCATCGCCCCTGGTCGCGGTGATATCGGCAATCCACTGACCACGCTTCAGGTTCGCAGCGGCAACGAAGACGCCCTCGCCCTGATGCGCCATCTCGACCGTCACATCCTCATGCTCCTCGACTGGCCGCTTGAGGATCGCGACCACCTTGTCGGCCGTCAGCTCCGGCTTGCCCTGGCGTGTCAGCGTGTAGCGCAGCGCCTCGTTCTCGACGCTGAGCTTGCCGTCGAGGCCAATGGCGGCAAAGGCCTTCGCCTCCTTCACCTTGCCGTTGAACTGCTGGCTGGCGACATAGGTGTTTTGCACCACCAGCCCGCTCCAGCTATGGCTCGCATTCCAGGCCATGATCAGGTTGACGGTGATGATCGTGCCGAAGAACAGCACCATGACGCCGAGCATGTGCCAGCCGGTGAAGGGCCGCGGTGCTTTTGCCTGCTTGGTGGTCATTTTGCGGCTCCCGGGCTGTTGAAGTTGGCCTTGTAGACGTCGCGCTCGTGGCTCGACGGATCCTCGACGATGAGGCTGAAACCGTCAGCCGCTTCGGTCAGCTTGTCCTTCGGCAGCGTCACGAAAACCTTGACCGCCGTTACCTTGTCCGGATCGACGCCCACTGCAAAGGTGCGGCCGTCGCCCGGCGCATGGCCGGCGATGCGCATGGTCGCCGAGGGCATGCCGTCGATCGCCAGCGTGATGGTGCGTTGTTCGGGGATCATGTTCAAGAGCTTGACCATGTAGCCGTTGCGCACCGAGCCATCGGATTCGACGACGAATTGCGGGTTGCGGTCGTGCAGCACGTTGAGTTCCAGCCGATCGCGCGACAGGAGCGCATAGAGCAGCCCGATGCCGACGAGCGTCCAGACGCCAAGATAGAGAAGCACACGCGGCCGGAAGACGATCTTCCAGTTGAAGTGGCGAACCTTGTCGACGAAAGCGCCGTCCGCGTCGCGTACCCGGCTCGGGTCGATCGTGGTCGTGCCGCCATTGGTGGCAAGTGCCATGTTGGCGGCATAATCGTTCAGCGTCGCATAGGAGATCAGCCCACGTTCGCGGCCGACCTTGTCCATGACGCTGTTGCAGGCATCGATGCAGAGCGCGCAGGTAATGCATTCGAGCTGCTGGCCGTCGCGGATGTCGATACCCATCGGACAGACGACGACGCAGGCGTTGCAATCGACGCAATCGCCCACGGCCTCCCCGGCGGCAACGGCCTTCTTCTGGTGGCGCGAACGCGGCTCCCCACGCCAGTCGTTATAGGTCACGACCAGCGAGTTCTCGTCGAGCATCGCCGCCTGGATGCGCGGCCACGGGCACATATAGGTGCAGACCTGCTCGCGCATCAGTCCGCCGAAGACATAGGTGGTGGCCGTCAGGATGCCGACGGTCATGTAGGCGACGGTCGGCGCCTCAAGCGAAATGAAGCTCTTGAGCAGCGTCGGCGCATCGGCGAAGTAGAAGATCCAGGCGCCGCCGGTGGCAATGCCGATCAGGATCCAGATCGAATGCTTCGACACCCGTTTGACGACCTTGTCGAACGTCCAGGGACCGGCATCGAGCTTCATGCGGGCGTTGCGGTCACCCTCGACATAGCGCTCGACCACCAGGAAGAGATCGACCCATACGGTCTGCGGACAGGTGTAGCCGCACCAGGCGCGGCCGACGGCCGATGTGACCAGGAACAGGCCGAAGCCCGCCATCACCAAAAGGCCGGCGACGAAGAAGAATTCCTGCGGCCAGATTTCGATGAAGAAGAAATAGAAGCGACGAGCGGCAAGATCGACCAGCACCGCCTGGTCAGGCGCATGCGCGCCGCGATCCCAGCGGATCCACGGCGTCAGGTAGTAGATGCCAAGCGTCACCAGCATCACCAGCCACTTGAACCGGCGGAAACTGCCCTCGGCGCGCTTCGGGAAGATCTTCTTGCGTTTTTCGTAAAGCGGCTTGCGCACATGCGCCGCATTGACCGGTTCGGCCTCGTGGCGTTCGACAGAGGCAGGATTTGCGGCTGAATGAGGGCTCATTTGTGGGAAATCCCCGGATATGTCATGTATTGCACCACCTTTTGCCCGATTTGGCAGCCGAAAACGTTGATCTGTGTCAAGTTTGAGGGCTAAAGCGCCAGCATGCGGCGAAAGGTCCGGACCTTCCCATGGAAGTGCCCAGGCTTCAAAAGAAGTGCACGGCCTTTCCCATTCGATCCGCATCGCGGTTCGCCACATCATCATACCTTGCAATACCAATGAGGAACCGCATGGACACGATCATCGGCTTTCTGAACACGATCTTTTGGGGCTATGTGCTGATCTACGGACTGCTCGCCGTCGGTATCTATTTCACCTTGCGCCTTGGTTTTCCGCAGATCGTGCATTTCGGCGAGATGTTCCGGGTCCTGAGCAGCGGCGGCTCGAGGGATGCGGCCGGTATCAGCCCGTTCCAGGCGCTGACCGTCAGCCTCGCCTCACGCGTCGGCACCGGCAACCTCGCAGGCGTCGCCGTGGCGCTCTATCTCGGTGGTCCCGGCGCCACCTTCTGGATGTGGATGGTGGCGCTGGTCGGCATGGCGACGGCCTATGCCGAAAGCGCGCTTGCGCAGCTCTACAAGGTGCGCAACGAGAATGGCCAGTATCGCGGCGGTCCCGCCTTCTACATCGCGCGCGGCCTCAACGCGCCCTGGGCGGCTACGATCTTCTCCGTCTGCCTGATTCTCTCCTTCGGCCTCGTCTTCAACGCCGTGCAGGCCAATTCCATCGCCGATGCCGTCCAGGGCGCCTTCGGCGTGCCGAAGATCGCCGTCGGCATCGCGGTCGCGATCATCTCCGGCATCGTCATCTTCGGAGGCATTCGTCAGATCGCCCGCGTCGCCGAAATCGTCGTGCCCTTCATGGCGATCGCCTATCTCTTGACGGCGATCTATGTGCTGGTCACCAATGCGGCGATCGTGCCGAGCGTGCTCTGGACGATCGTCTCCAGCGCATTCGGCCTGCAGGAAGCGGCAGGCGGCGTTGCCGGCGGGGTCACAGCAGCGATGATGAACGGTGTCAAGCGCGGCCTCTTCTCCAACGAAGCAGGCATGGGCTCTGCCCCGAACATCGCGGCTGTCGCCACGCCCGTGCCGCACCACCCGGCGTCGCAAGGCTTCGTGCAGTCGCTCGGCGTCTTCATCGACACCATCCTCATCTGCACTGCAACCTCGGTCATGATCCTGCTGTCGGGCACTTTGGAGCCGGGCTCAGGCGTCACGGGCACGCAGCTCACACAGGCCGCAATGAACGTGCATATCGGCTGGGCCGGCAGCTACTTCATCGCGATCGCGATCTTCTTTTTCGCCTTCACCTCGATCATCGGCAACTATTCCTATGCGGAGAATGCGCTCACCTATCTCGGCGGCGCCAACCGTCTGGGCGTCCTGATCATGCGCTGCGCCGTGCTCGTGATGGTGGTCTGGGGCGCCTCCGAGAGCATCACCACCGTCTTCGACGCCGCCGATGCCTCCATGGGCCTCATGGCGACGATCAACCTCATTGCCATCGTGCTCCTCTCCGGTACCATTGCCAAACTGACGAAGGATTATTTTGCCCAGCGTCGGCAAGGTCTTGATCCGGTGTTCCATGCGGCCGACTATCCGGAGCTGCAGGGACAGATCGACGGTGAGATCTGGTCGCGCGAAGGGACGACCGGCGCTACCCGGGGCGTGGAGAACAAGACATGGACGGCGCCTTCGAGCCCGTGACACGTACACGGCCGACACTGGCAAAGCCGACACTGGCCAAGCAACGCGGCATCTATCGCGAGCGCGCCGCACCAGGCGCGCTTGGCGCCCATGTCGAATGCCTCTGGAGCCACCAGATGCCGGACGCGCCGCCAGCACCGATGGCGGTGGTGCCAGACGGCTGCGTCGATATCCTCTGGTCCGATCGTGGCCTCGTCGTCGCCGGCCCC encodes:
- the gndA gene encoding NADP-dependent phosphogluconate dehydrogenase; the encoded protein is MSQAEIGLIGLGVMGSNLALNIAEKGNKIAVFNRTVEATHKFYAEAGDLQGQIVPCDTIEEFVAAIRPPRPIIIMIKAGEPVDQQMKILEPYLAKGDIMIDAGNANFRDTMRRFETLKDSGLTFIGMGVSGGEEGARHGPSIMVGGKEESWKRVETVLTSIAAKYDNVPCVAWLGENGAGHFVKTIHNGIEYADMQMIAEIYGILRDGLKMSATEIGEVFGTWNKGRLNSYLIEITEKVLKAADPLTGKPIVDMILDKAGQKGTGKWSVIEAQNMGVPATGIEAAVAARSISSMKDERETAEKILGLPSVGEFKVADKAAFIKDLESALLAAKIGAYAQGFAVMSAASKEFNWNLPMPTIAKIWRAGCIIRSQFLDEITTAFTKAPDAANLIVTPAFAAMVKETDGALRRVVSSAVLGGLPVPALASALGYFDSYRRGRSTANVIQAQRDFFGAHGFDRVDGADSHHGPWGSGLNG
- the ccoS gene encoding cbb3-type cytochrome oxidase assembly protein CcoS; translation: MNTLIYLIPIALFLGGIGLVAFLWALKSGQYEDLEGASWRVLDDGDGKPEKK
- a CDS encoding cation-translocating P-type ATPase, producing the protein MSCCAPGTEMALETDRAGQGLPTAEELWLTSRSLGGGLRQTDLSVPGVHCGACITTLEAALKVLPEVDRARVNLSSRRVSIVWKEEVDGARTDPRELARTIRSRGYETHLFAPGEEDGDQTLKKLVRAVAVSGFASANIMLLSVSVWSGAEAATRDLFHWISALIAAPTLIYAGRFFYASAWNALKHGRTNMDVPIALAITLSFSISLYETITHGTHAWFDGTVMLLFFLLIGRTLDHMMRGRARSAISSLARLSPRGAMVLDAAGGREYRPVDEIKPGEKLAISAGERIPVDGRILTGASDLDRSIVNGESAPAPVKVGDTVEAGTLNLTGPLTIEATAAARDSLLAEIMGLMEAAEGGRARYRRIADRAAQYYSPAVHLLALLSFIGWMFVNGDFHHAMLVAVAVLIITCPCALGLAVPVVQVIAAGRLFQNGVMVKDGSAMERLAEIDTVLLDKTGTLTVGEPRLVNGQEIQPSVLATAAGLAVHSRHPLAMAIHDAATIAPVVNGEIREIPGAGIEAHTEAGVYRLGSRAFACGDAGEATGQSEVILSLDGRELGCFRFEDRLRPFARESIDELGRLGLSTGILSGDRAPVVAALARRIGIERFKAELTPRGKVDECAAAAEGGHRVLMVGDGINDAPALRAAHVSMAPATAADVGRQAADFVFLHQGLNAVPMAIDTSRRAGRLIRQNFALAIGYNVIAVPIAILGYATPLIAAVAMSTSSVIVVANALRLRAATGNVAEQAERQAPATRRPVGSAS
- a CDS encoding FixH family protein — protein: MTTKQAKAPRPFTGWHMLGVMVLFFGTIITVNLIMAWNASHSWSGLVVQNTYVASQQFNGKVKEAKAFAAIGLDGKLSVENEALRYTLTRQGKPELTADKVVAILKRPVEEHEDVTVEMAHQGEGVFVAAANLKRGQWIADITATRGDAVVYRQAIRFMVPGAGQ
- the ccoG gene encoding cytochrome c oxidase accessory protein CcoG, with the protein product MSPHSAANPASVERHEAEPVNAAHVRKPLYEKRKKIFPKRAEGSFRRFKWLVMLVTLGIYYLTPWIRWDRGAHAPDQAVLVDLAARRFYFFFIEIWPQEFFFVAGLLVMAGFGLFLVTSAVGRAWCGYTCPQTVWVDLFLVVERYVEGDRNARMKLDAGPWTFDKVVKRVSKHSIWILIGIATGGAWIFYFADAPTLLKSFISLEAPTVAYMTVGILTATTYVFGGLMREQVCTYMCPWPRIQAAMLDENSLVVTYNDWRGEPRSRHQKKAVAAGEAVGDCVDCNACVVVCPMGIDIRDGQQLECITCALCIDACNSVMDKVGRERGLISYATLNDYAANMALATNGGTTTIDPSRVRDADGAFVDKVRHFNWKIVFRPRVLLYLGVWTLVGIGLLYALLSRDRLELNVLHDRNPQFVVESDGSVRNGYMVKLLNMIPEQRTITLAIDGMPSATMRIAGHAPGDGRTFAVGVDPDKVTAVKVFVTLPKDKLTEAADGFSLIVEDPSSHERDVYKANFNSPGAAK
- a CDS encoding alanine/glycine:cation symporter family protein, translating into MDTIIGFLNTIFWGYVLIYGLLAVGIYFTLRLGFPQIVHFGEMFRVLSSGGSRDAAGISPFQALTVSLASRVGTGNLAGVAVALYLGGPGATFWMWMVALVGMATAYAESALAQLYKVRNENGQYRGGPAFYIARGLNAPWAATIFSVCLILSFGLVFNAVQANSIADAVQGAFGVPKIAVGIAVAIISGIVIFGGIRQIARVAEIVVPFMAIAYLLTAIYVLVTNAAIVPSVLWTIVSSAFGLQEAAGGVAGGVTAAMMNGVKRGLFSNEAGMGSAPNIAAVATPVPHHPASQGFVQSLGVFIDTILICTATSVMILLSGTLEPGSGVTGTQLTQAAMNVHIGWAGSYFIAIAIFFFAFTSIIGNYSYAENALTYLGGANRLGVLIMRCAVLVMVVWGASESITTVFDAADASMGLMATINLIAIVLLSGTIAKLTKDYFAQRRQGLDPVFHAADYPELQGQIDGEIWSREGTTGATRGVENKTWTAPSSP